CTAGGAGGAACTCGCGCCGTCGAAAATCAGGCCATAGCGTCGGGCTGAAGCACAGCTCGGTGTAGGCTACCTGCCACAGCAGAAAATTGCTGATCCTGGTTTCTCCACTCGTCCGAATCAGAAGGTCTGGGTCAGGAAGCGGATGGGTGGAGAGGTACTCTTTAAACGTGGTTTCATCGATTTGGTTCGGCTGTAGGGTGCCTGTTTGGACATCGCCGATCAGCGCTTTTACGGCATCGACGATCTCTGCTCGTCCGCCGTAGCTCAACGCGACGGTCAGGGTCATTTTATCGAGATGAGCGGTTTCTTTCTCGGTGGTACGAACCCAGTGTTGGGCGGATTGCGGGAGGAGATCGTGGCGTCCGATGGCGCGGAAGCGAACCCCTTGCTCGATCAAACTCGCCCGTTCCGTGGAGAGGTAATGCTCCAGGAGCCCCATGAGGGCGCTGATTTCGTGAGTTGGACGATTCCAGTTCTCCTGGGAAAACGCGTAGATCGTCAGAGCCCGAATGCCCAACTCCAGACACAAGGTGATCATTTCTCTGACGGAATTGATGCCTTCACGATGGCCAGCGATCCGAGGAAGACCACGCAGTTCAGCCCAGCGACCGTTGCCGTCCATAATGACCGCGACATGTTTCGGGAGCAGATCCAGCTCCAATTTCGCGGTTAGTTCGCTTTCTGAAAGGCGATCAAGGTTTGAAGATGGCTGATGTGCCATATTAAATCTTGGGTTAGCTCCTACAGGTCCAGTGTGCAGACGCGCTGAAGTGGTCAGAGTCTACTGGTGGGCCTAGGGAATGTCAAACGATAACTCGGTAATTATAAGAAGGTAATTCTAGAATGAGCATTTCCTTGAAATGACACCGGAGAGGCAGGAGTGCATTGCGACTGCAGAAATGATTGGGCTATACTGCCCCCTTCTTACGCCACACCGAGACAGAAAGAGCGACCTTATGTCTGATCTTATCCAATTGAGCAAATTTGGCGTTACTGAGATTGAAGCGCAGCATGCCCTTGATCGGCTCAATGTCCGTGACGTGGATTATGCGGATCTGTATTTCGAGTCGCGTACGTCGGAATCCGTGTCCATGGAGGAAGGCATCGTCAAGCGTGCGGCGAAGAGTATTTCTCAAGGTGTCGGAGTTCGTGCAACGGCTGGTG
The nucleotide sequence above comes from Nitrospira sp.. Encoded proteins:
- a CDS encoding isoprenyl transferase, which encodes MAHQPSSNLDRLSESELTAKLELDLLPKHVAVIMDGNGRWAELRGLPRIAGHREGINSVREMITLCLELGIRALTIYAFSQENWNRPTHEISALMGLLEHYLSTERASLIEQGVRFRAIGRHDLLPQSAQHWVRTTEKETAHLDKMTLTVALSYGGRAEIVDAVKALIGDVQTGTLQPNQIDETTFKEYLSTHPLPDPDLLIRTSGETRISNFLLWQVAYTELCFSPTLWPDFRRREFLLALIEYQKRERRFGRVLSTVSS